CCCACGCCAGGTTGTGATAGTGATAAATCAAAGGACTACATTGACTACATTGAGCACTTTTATCGTCAAAGGCTGCTTCAGTTTCTTAGTGGTCTGAATGAGACCTATGAACAATCAAGGAGGCAGATTTTGATGAAAACTTTTGAACCAACCTTGAACCAAGATTATGCATTGATAATTGAGGATGAAAGCCAAAGATCAAATCTGTATCCAGCCTTGGGAGTTAGGAGAGATCCTATTGCTATGCTGGCTGGACAAGGACAAGGTAAAGGAAAAAAGCCATTCATGAAATGTGACTACTGTAAGATGACTGGTCATTTGAAAGAAAATTGCTACAAGTTGATAGGGTATCCTGCAGATTTCAATGCTAAGAGGAAAGTTGTGGCCAATTGTGCAACTGGCAATGCTGAGCATGAGGAACATGCACATGTAGCTGGTGGTAAAGCACACAATGATGGTCCTGCAGGAGTGCACTTATTTACTGAGAATCAATACAAACAAATTCTAGATATGCTGAATAAAGATACCACAGTTCCACAAGTCAACATGGCAGGTATTGCTACTGCACTAATGACTGATAATCTTTGTACAGAATGGATAGTTGATTCTAGTGCGACTCATCACATAGATGCTTCCCTAGATATTTTACATTCTAAGATTGAGTAGAAAATTGGTAGTTATCAAGTTCATTTACCTACTGGTGAGAATACAAATATATCTCATATTGGTAGTGCAACATTTCTTAAGGACATGGAGATTAAGAATGTGATATATGTTCCTGACTTCAAATTTAATTTGTTGTCTATGCCAAAACTCACAAAGGAACTCAGTTGCTCTATTCACCTTTATCCTAACTTCTGTGTGTTTCAGGACCTTTGGAGTGGCAAGGTGAGGGGGATTGGTAAGGAAATGGGAGGCCTGTATGTGGTGAAGGATGAGCACATTGCTAGAAGTTTGAGGCAAGCATCGGTTGCAGTAGTCCAAAAACCAAAAATAGATGGCATTCTTTGGCATAAAAGATTAGGTCACACCTTTGTTAGTACAATAAAAAACATAGATTCCTTACAATTTAAAGATCTAGATGAAAATAAAGACTGTCCTGTATGTCCATTAGCTAAGCAGAACAGACTAGTTTTTCCTAGAAGTGTTATAAGAAGTAGTTATCCTTTACCACTTTTACACATGGATGTTTGGGGACCATACAAGTTTCTCACACATGATAGAAAACATTACTTTCTAACAGTTGTGGATGATTGTTAGGTACACTTGGGTACATTTTCTACAGTTGAAAAGTGATGTAATAGTTGTGTTACAAAAGTTTCTCTCTATGCTAAGAACACAATTTGATGTAGCTATTAAAATTGTTAGAACTGATAATGTAGGAGAGTTCTTTAGcaaacaatgcattgatttgtttgATCATTATGGCATTGTACATCAAAGTAGCTGAGCATACACTCCCCAACAGAATGGGGTAGTTGAAAGAAAACATAGACATATACTAGATACAACAAGGGCCCTAAAATTCTAGGCAAATATACCAACTAAATACTGGGGAGAATGTATTATTAGTGCTATTTACATTATAAATAGGTTGCCTTCTATCATTTTGCAAGGCAGATCACTGTATGAACTCTACATCATCAGAAGCCTTCTCTTGAACACTTTAGAGTCTTTGGCTGCCTATGCTATGCCACAACTATGTTACATGACAAAAAGTTCTCAGCAAGAGCCAAACCTACTGTGCACCTGGGGTATTCAGATACACAAAAGGGCTACAAGCTCTTGGACCTTGCAACTAATCATTTTTTGTACGTAGGGATGTTGTTTTCAAAGAGCATATGTTCCCGTTTGCCGAGTCTTCCTCATTGCATCCTGTTAATGTTCCTGCTAGGGGGAGTGTACCATTTGAGCATAAACCATTACAGGGACATGCTGCAGATCATACAGTTGAACCATTATAGACATCAGTGGCAGATCATGCATCTGAATCATTGCAGACACTAGTGGCAGATCATGCACCTGAATTTGAAGTGGATACAACTACTACAATTCATGAAGCTCATGAAGATGAGGCTGATGTAGTTTGTAAAGATAGAAACATTGCTGATGCTGTAGTATCTAAAGGAGCATCTAAAGAAGCATCTGAAGAAGCATCTGAACCTCAACAAGATACACATGATGAACATGTAGAAAATATTGTACCTGGATATGTTCCCTCAGGTATCAAAAGTCAAGAATCAAGAAGATCTGGCAGAAGTAACAAAGAACCCATATGGCTACAAGATTATGTTACCAATAAAAAGGCACATAATGTGGCTTTATATCCTATTTCAGACTATCTGTGTTATGATCAACTTTTACAAGCATGCAAAAGCTTTGTAAGGTTTCAGCACTCACAGAACCACAAAGCTTTACAGAAGCATCAAGAGATAAGAGATGGATTGAGGCAATGAAGCAAGAAATCAAGGCATTGGAGGACAATAGAACATGGGAGATAGTAGACTTGCCCAAAGGAAAAACACAATTGGGTCAAAATGGGtgtataaaatcaaatacaaagcTAATGGAGATTTGGAAAGGTTCAAGGCTAGGCTAGTAGCAAAAGGATACAACCAAAAGGAGGGGTTAGATTACCATGAGACCTTCTCACCAGTTTCCACAATGGTAACTGTAAGGTCAGTTATTTCAGTGGCAGCATCAAAAGGGTGGAATATGTATCAAATGGATGTGTATAATGCATTTTTGCAGGGAGACTTATATGAAGAAGTATATATGGAGATGCATCATGGTTTTAGAAGATAGGGGGAGACCAAAGTATGCAAGCTAGTGAAGTCATTATATGGAATAAAGCAAGCATCAAGACAATGGAACATCAAACTTACAGAGGCACTCCCTGAGGCAGGATATAAACAAAGTCTATATGACTATTCACTGTTTACCAAAAAGAAAGGAGCAGATTTTGTGGCTGTTGTTGTGTGTGTGGATGATTTGCTCATCACAAGAAACAATGAGTAGTTCATCCAAGAAACTAAAGATGTTCTAAATCACAAGTTTAAAGTGAAAGATCTGGGGGAATTGAAATATTTCTTAGGAATTGAAGTCATGAGATCCAACAAAGGAATCTTGTTAAACCAAAGGAAGTATGCCCTGCAACTGATTTCTGATCTGGGGTTAGGAGCTACTAAACCTGTGGCCACTCCAATAGATATGAATCAAAAATTCACTTTAGCATAGTTTGATAAACATGTTAGGGTATATGGAGATGAGCTGATGAAGGATGTTACAAGATATCAGAGGTTGATTGGAAGATTAATATATCTGACAATCACAAGACTAGATATAGTGTTTGCTGTCCAAACACTTAGTCAGTTTATGTAGTCACCCAAGCAGTCTCACTGGAAGTAGCATTAAGAGTTGTGAAATATATCAAACTAAGTCAAGGAATGGTCATTCTACTAAGCATCAAAGGTGGAAACAACttaacttgtttctatgatgcaAACTGGGCTTCATGTCCTAATACTAGAAGGTCAGTAACTAGTTTCTTTGTGAAGTATGGGGATTAATTGGTGTCATGGAAATCTAAGAAGCAGCGGATAGTGTCTAGAAACTCAGCAGAGGCAGAATATAGAAGCCTTGCAATAGCTA
The Nicotiana sylvestris chromosome 11, ASM39365v2, whole genome shotgun sequence DNA segment above includes these coding regions:
- the LOC138881141 gene encoding uncharacterized protein, encoding MRSTLSYGIRAIDTGCFLAEQFCVYVVQILPQSPVMAEEKSYHIHPLFLHPSDTPSSVLIPIQLTGSENYGLWHRTMRIALQAKRKLRFVTGTCKKETFKKEHEEWDTCNAIVLSWIMNTVSTNLVSGIAYASYAHLVWEDLKERFDKVNRVRIFQLHREIATISQGTDSVDSYFTRVKEIWSEYDALVPTPGCDSDKSKDYIDYIEHFYRQRLLQFLSGLNETYEQSRRQILMKTFEPTLNQDYALIIEDESQRSNLYPALGVRRDPIAMLAGQGQGKGKKPFMKCDYCKMTGHLKENCYKLIGYPADFNAKRKVVANCATGNAEHEEHAHVAGGKAHNDGPAGVHLFTENQYKQILDMLNKDTTVPQVNMAGIATALMTDNLCTEWIVDSSATHHIDASLDILHSKIE